In the Colius striatus isolate bColStr4 chromosome W, bColStr4.1.hap1, whole genome shotgun sequence genome, one interval contains:
- the LOC133628499 gene encoding disintegrin and metalloproteinase domain-containing protein 11-like, which translates to MRPLRGWLLAALLSLAARAGPAAQAGSLQRRLPRAGWQDGRVVSQITHPSRLVGHSSGGEVLRHQLDTRVRNEPGRGGGEGPGLHLARVSFVVHAFGSAFTLDLQLNHHLLASHYVERHVSGAGSNGSHSTGAGEHCYYQGWIRGQPRSFVALSSCQGLRGVFSDGRATYLIEPQVGTEHGQGLRPHIVQRIPSCARPGCLFPALNQRVAGGLPKLRRRRQVRRAQHTVHSETKYIELAVVNDHQLFLQLRKSVVLTSNFAKSVVNVADMIYKEQLNTRIVLVAMETWALEDRIRVGEDSLETLNEFVKYRREGPLEHSDTVHLFSGRTFQSSRSGTAFVGGICSPARAGGVNEYGTVAAMAVTLAQTLGQNVGMMWNKHRTAAGDCRCPDSWLGCIMEDTGYYLPRKFSRCSIDEYNQFLQDGGGSCLFNKPLKLLDPPECGNGFVEAGEECDCGSLAECARSGGNCCKKCTLTHDAMCSDGLCCKGCKYEPRGVACREAVNECDIPESCTGDSSQCPPNLHKLDGYFCENEQGRCYGGRCKTRDRQCNTLWGHGSAERFCYEKLNVEGTERGNCGREGAGWLQCNKQDVLCGFLLCANISGAPRLGELSGEIAATTFFHQNRYVDCRGGHVQLVDGSDLSYVEDGTPCGPGMLCLDRKCLPATAFNFSSCPGSWDGKICFDHGVCSNEGKCICRAEWTGKDCSVYDPIPEPKPTGEMERYKGPSGTNIIIGSIAGAVLVAAIVLGGTGWGFKNIRRGRYDPAQQGV; encoded by the exons ATGAGGCCGCTGCGGGGGTGGCTGCTGGCCGCGCTGCTCTCGCTCGCCGCGCGGGCAG GTCCCGCTGCGCAGGCCGGCTCTCTGCAGCGGCGGCTGCCCCGGGCCGGATGGCAGGACGGACGGGTGGTCTCCCAGATCACCCACCCCAGCAGGCTGGTGGGGCACAGCTCAGGAGGAGAGGTCCTGAGGCATCAGCTGGACACCAGGGTCAGGAATGAGCCTGGAAGAGGAGGCGGCGAAGGCCCT gggctgcatCTGGCGCGGGTCAGCTTCGTGGTGCACGCCTTCGGCTCTGCCTTCACCCTCGACCTCCAGCTGAACCA CCACCTCCTGGCATCACACTACGTGGAGCGGCACGTCAGTGGCGCGGGCAGCAACGGCAGCCACAGCACG GGTGCAGGTGAGCACTGCTACTACCAGGGCTGGATCCGGGGGCAGCCGCGCTCCTTTGTGGCTCTCTCCAGCTGCCAGGGCCTGCG CGGGGTCTTCTCAGATGGCCGAGCAACGTACCTGATCGAGCCCCAGGTGGGCACCGAGCACGGGCAG GGTCTTCGGCCACACATCGTCCAGCGCATTCCCAGCTGCGCCCGACCGG GCTGCCTCTTCCCTGCGCTGAACCAGCGCGTCGCGGGTGGGTTACCAaagctgcggcggcggcggcag GTCCGCCGAGCTCAGCACACGGTGCACAGCGAGACCAAGTACATCGAGCTGGCTGTGGTCAACGACCACCAGCTG ttcctgcagctccGCAAGTCTGTGGTTCTCACCAGCAACTTTGCCAAGTCTGTGGTCAACGTGGCTGATATG ATCTACAAGGAGCAGCTCAACACTCGCATCGTGCTGGTGGCCATGGAGACGTGGGCCTTGGAGGACCGGATCCGGGTGGGGGAGGATTCCCTGGAGACCCTGAATGAGTTTGTGAAGTACCGTCGCGAGGGGCCGTTGGAGCACAGCGACACCGTCCACCTCTTCTC GGGTCGGACGTTCCAGAGCAGCCGCAGCGGCACGGCCTTCGTGGGGGGGATCTGCTCTCCTGCCCGCGCCGGTGGCGTCAATGAG TACGGCACCGTGGCGGCCATGGCGGTGACGCTGGCGCAGACGCTGGGGCAGAACGTGGGCATGATGTGGAACAAGCACCGCACGGCCGCAG GGGACTGCCGCTGTCCGGACTCGTGGCTGGGCTGCATCATGGAGGACACAGG GTACTACCTCCCGCGGAAGTTCTCCCGCTGCAGCATCGACGAGTACAACCAGTTCCTGCAGGACGGCGGCGGCAGCTGCCTCTTCAACAAGCCCCTGAAG CTCCTGGACCCTCCGGAGTGCGGCAACGGCTTCGTGGAGGCGGGAGAGGAGTGTGACTGCGGCTCGCTGGCG GAGTGCGCGAGGAGCGGGGGCAACTGCTGCAAGAAGTGCACACTGACCCACGACGCCATGTGCAGCGACGGGCTCTGCTGCAAAGGCTGTAAG TACGAGCCCCGTGGCGTGGCGTGTCGAGAGGCCGTGAACGAGTGCGACATCCCCGAGAGCTGCACCGGGGActccagccag TGTCCCCCCAACCTCCACAAGCTGGATGGGTACTTCTGTGAGAATGAGCAG ggCCGGTGCTACGGTGGGCGCTGCAAAACCCGGGACCGGCAGTGCAACACGCTGTGGGGCCACG GCTCAGCCGAGCGCTTCTGCTACGAGAAGCTGAACGTGGAGgggacggagaggggcaactgCGGGCGCGAGGGCGCGGGCTGGCTGCAGTGCAACAAGCA GGACGTGCTCTGCGGGTTCCTGCTCTGCGCCAACATCTCGGGCGCTCCCCGGCTCGGGGAGCTCAGCGGCGAGATCGCAGCCACCACCTTCTTCCACCAAAACCGCTACGTGGACTGCAG GGGGGGACACGTGCAGCTGGTGGACGGCTCCGACCTGAGCTACGTGGAGGACGGGACGCCCTGCGGGCCCGGCATGCTGTGTCTCGACCGCAAATGCCTTCCAGCCACGGCCTTTAACTTCAGCTCCTGCCCCGGCAGCTGGGATGGGAAGATCTGCTTCGACCACGGG GTTTGCAGCAACGAGGGCAAGTGCATCTGCCGAGCAGAGTGGACGGGGAAGGACTGCAGCGTCTACGACCCCATCCCTGAGCCGAAGCCCACGGGGGAGATGGAGCGATATAAGG GTCCCAGTGGCACCAACATCATTATCGGCTCCATCGCAGGGGCCGTGCTGGTGGCCGCCATCGTCCTCGGGGGCACAGGATGGGGCTTTAA GAACATCCGCCGCGGAAGGTACGACCCGGCGCAGCAGGGAGTGTAA
- the LOC133628439 gene encoding LOW QUALITY PROTEIN: uncharacterized protein LOC133628439 (The sequence of the model RefSeq protein was modified relative to this genomic sequence to represent the inferred CDS: substituted 1 base at 1 genomic stop codon) has product MAGPAARPLRGKSFYLDVPSGPSARQLAAVIGRLGGVTENFLSKEVTYVVSSNREAKGGKGRAWAERRSSTSAKDAKATGPVPSASKGTQTRPHQKPPDAVLISRGKELLQKAMKNQDTCSGSSILANARLWGVQILHVDEMLSYTQQLLHAVPAGSKRSQESEVKCPASRSKTHKGKLKPPFLKVEDQSRQFRPFHHQFKSFPNINFLAPKSSSPFEPLKSFSNSCRARGVEGSPGRSAGEKSPRSTPVTVPRRRRGFCECCQETFEELQKHLRSPGHERFARDASHYAALDRLIAQLLPRXVPAQLLVPGSCLTAERAAPHTPVAGGTQMLTAQLRWDREQPEPGAVELGTATEHHRGLKTESCSPCLPRDRVSNPRGGGGVSKDCSGGLPAGGACAARDPPEGSAPGGLDGSSAPGLGWGTHRATAHRPEATAASSEPLRQQVPGAICHLPPALPTSRKRRLSSRRGTPGKRPRLELAGGGFSACGQRTVVEGELGGWGAGQMPEPGCPRVLGAGNVPSSTQLSNTPHGCLGSGWYPCGRPGHPVSGPGSLQAVSGAVGPAEPAAAHECGQGRVSPGAQRKHLGRESRNAPRNENSGDVESTGSVSSCAAGWVHPPALPGAGDRCCRSLCVRAAEKSAPKAPEGPEWVQGPGQPLPLLPHPQPPHTHSTSSAESGRSVQLLPAATGPQDSRAGDRDLLQRTHTKVRDSGYESQLCSALAQQPELPWVGREDRTCRGCCTDAAAASFPVFEAFFWQLD; this is encoded by the exons ATGGCGGGTCCCGCCGCCCGGCCCCTCCGCGGCAAGTCCTTCTACCTCGACGTGCCGAGCGGCCCGAGCGCCCGGCAGCTGGCGGCGGTCATCGGCCGCCTGGGCGGG GTGACTGAAAACTTCCTAAGCAAAGAAGTCACCTAcgtggtatccagcaacagagAAGCCAAAGGAGGCAAAGGCAGAGCTTGGGCTGAGAGGCGGAGCAGCACAAGTGCCAAAGATGCCAAAGCCACAGGCCCAGTGCCTTCTGCCTCCAAAGGGACCCAGACCAGACCTCACCAGAAGCCACCAGACGCT GTGCTGATCAGCAGGggaaaggagctgctgcagaaggcCATGAAGAATCAG GACAcctgcagtggcagcagcatcctggcCAACGCTCGCCTGTGGGGAGTCCAGATCTTGCACGTGGATG AAATGCTGTCGTacacccagcagctgctgcacgCCGTCCCGGCCGGGAGCAAGCGGAGCCAGGAGTCTGAG GTGAAGTGCCCTGCCTCCAGATCGAAGACTCACAAAG GAAAATTGAAGCCCCCTTTCCTGAAGGTTGAAGACCAGAGCAG GCAGTTCAGACCCTTCCATCACCAGTTCAAAAGCTTTCCCAACATCAACTTTCTGGCACCCAAAAGCTCCAGCCCATTTGAGCCTCTGAAAAGCTTCTCCAACTCCTGCAGAGCCAG GGGAGTGGAGGGCTCTCCAGGGCGCAGTGCAGGGGAGAAGAGCCCCCGCTCCACACCAGTCACTGTGCCGAGGAGAAGAAGGGGGTTCTGTGAGTGCTGCCAGGAGACCTTCGAGGAGCTACAGAAG CACCTGCGGAGCCCCGGCCACGAGCGCTTCGCGCGGGACGCCTCGCACTACGCGGCCCTGGACCGCCTCATcgcccagctcctgcccaggtgagtccctgcccagctgct GGTGCCTGGGTCCTGCCTGACGGCCGAACGCGCGGCGCCTCACACGCCCGTCGCTGGCGGAACCCAGATGCTGACAGCACAGCTGAGATGGGACAGGGAGCAGCCTGAGCCGGGGGCTGTGGAGCTGGGAACTGCCACGGAGCACCATCGTGGCCTGAAGACTGAGAGCTGTTCCCCTTGCCTGCCCAGGGACAGGGTCAGTAACcccagaggaggagggggggtgTCCAAGGACTGCTCAGGGGGGCTGCCCGCTGGAGGGGCCTGTGCTGCCCGTGACCCTCCAGAGGGATCTGCCCCTGGGGGGCTGGATGGGAGCTCAGCCCCTGGCCTGGGCTGGGGGACTCACAGAGCCACTGCTCACAGACCAGAGGCAACTGCTGCTTCATCTGAACCTCTCAGACAGCAAGTGCCTGGGGCTATCTGCCATctcccaccagcactgcccACCTCCAGGAAACGCCGGCTCTCCTCCAGACGTGGCACCCCGGGGAAGAGGCCCCGGCTGGAGCTGGCTGGGGGTGGCTTCTCTGCATGTGGGCAGAGGACTGTGGTggagggggagctggggggctggggggcaggaCAGATGCCTGAGCCAGGCTGtcccagggtgctgggggcaggCAACGTGCCCTCGAGCACACAGCTCTCTAACACACCTCACGGCTGCCTTGGCTCGGGCTGGTACCCGTGTGGGAGACCTGGGCACCCTGTGTCAGGGCCAGGTTCCCTTCAGGCCGTGTCTGGGGCTGTTGGTCCTGCAgagcctgctgcagcccacgAGTGTGGCCAGGGCAGAGTGAGCCCTGGTGCCCAGAGGAAGCATCTTGGAAGGGAGAGTAGGAACGCACCCAGAAATGAGAATAGTGGTGATGTGGAGAGCACAGGGAGTGtgagcagctgtgctgctggctgggtgcaccctcctgccctgcctggggctggagaCAGATGTTGCCGCTCGCTCTGtgtcagagcagcagagaaatcagcccccaaagcccctgagGGGCCCGAGTGGGTGcagggccctgggcagcccctgcctctgctccctcaccctcagcccCCTCACACCCACAGCACAAGCTCTGCCGAGTCAGGCCGGAGTGtgcagctgctccctgcagccacgggcccccaggacagcagggctggggacagggaccTGCTGCAGAGGACACACACCAAGGTGAGGGACAGTGGGTACgagtcccagctctgctcagccctggcacagcagcccGAGCTGCCCTGGGTGGGCAGGGAGGACAGGACCTGCCGGGGCTGCTGCACGgatgcagctgcagcctccttcCCTGTGTTTGAGGCCTTTTTTTGGCAGCTGGACTAG
- the LOC104556925 gene encoding coiled-coil domain-containing protein 43, producing the protein MAAPGGEAAAGAFPGWLAARLEALGLDRAVYGAYIEGLLREEESEEERLEALRGVLAACLEEDLLSDVCREVVEKWSESQIVDAKEKKADEIQAIASMMEKQARIVVKPKEVSQEEKQRKAALLAQYANVTDEEDGEDEQGGSSAAAVNIASEKSLFRNTNVEDVLNARRLERELLRDECQKKKEQDKLQREKDKLAKQERKEKEKKRTQKGERKR; encoded by the exons ATGGCGGCGCCCGGCGGGGAAGCGGCGGCGGGCGCGTTCCCGGGCTGGTTGGCGGCCAGGCTCGAGGCGCTGGGCCTCGACCGCGCCGTCTACGGAGCCTACATCGAGGGGCTGCTGCGGGAGGAGGAGAGCGAGGAGGAGCGGCTGGAGGCCCTGCGCGGCGTGCTGGCCGCGTGCCTG GAAGAAGATCTCTTAAGCGATGTGtgcagggaagtggtggagaaGTGGTCTGAGTCACAGATTGTCGATgccaaagagaagaaagcag ATGAGATCCAAGCCATTGCCAGCATGATGGAGAAGCAGGCCAGGATCGTGGTGAAGCCAAAGGAAGTCTCCcaggaagagaagcaaaggaaagctgCCCTCCTGGCCCAGTATGCCAACGTGACGGACGAGGAAGA TGGCGAGGATGAACAGGGCGGATCGAGTGCAGCAGCAGTAAACATCGCATCGGAAAAAT CGCTCTTCCGCAACACCAACGTGGAGGATGTGCTCAACGCCCGCCGGCTGGAGCGCGAGCTGCTGCGCGACGAgtgccagaagaagaaagagcaaGATAAACTCCAGCGAGAGAAGGATAAGCTGGCCAAGCAGGAgcggaaggagaaggagaagaaaaggacaCAGAAAGGCGAGCGGAAGCGATAG